One window of Pseudomonas sp. FP198 genomic DNA carries:
- the pgsA gene encoding CDP-diacylglycerol--glycerol-3-phosphate 3-phosphatidyltransferase — protein sequence MNIPNLITVLRVLLIPIFILLFYLPYHWSYVASASVFAFAAATDWLDGYLARRLEQSTPFGAFLDPVADKLMVAVALVLLVQEHGNLWLTLPAAVIIGREIVVSALREWMAELGARAQVAVSNLGKWKTAAQMLALVILLANPSDFSFWVLLGYALLLVSAGLTLWSMVQYLRAAWPHLRTDVDPK from the coding sequence ATGAATATCCCAAACCTGATTACCGTTCTACGCGTCCTGCTCATCCCGATCTTCATATTGCTGTTCTATTTGCCGTACCACTGGAGCTACGTGGCTTCCGCCTCGGTCTTCGCCTTCGCCGCCGCAACAGACTGGCTCGATGGCTACCTGGCCCGCCGCCTGGAGCAGAGCACGCCGTTCGGCGCGTTCCTCGACCCGGTGGCCGACAAGCTGATGGTCGCGGTGGCGCTGGTGCTGCTGGTGCAGGAACACGGCAACCTCTGGCTGACCTTGCCGGCGGCGGTGATCATCGGACGCGAAATCGTCGTATCGGCCCTCCGCGAATGGATGGCCGAGCTGGGCGCCCGTGCCCAGGTCGCGGTATCGAACCTGGGCAAATGGAAAACCGCCGCCCAAATGCTGGCCTTGGTTATCCTGTTGGCGAACCCCTCGGACTTCAGCTTCTGGGTGCTGCTGGGTTACGCATTGCTGCTGGTGTCCGCAGGCCTGACATTGTGGTCGATGGTCCAATACCTGCGCGCCGCATGGCCGCACCTGCGGACTGACGTTGATCCGAAATAA
- the uvrC gene encoding excinuclease ABC subunit UvrC, translating into MTEQFDPSAFLSTCSGRPGVYRMFDSDARLLYVGKAKNLKKRLASYFRKTGLAPKTAALVGRIAQIETTITANETEALLLEQTLIKEWRPPYNILLRDDKSYPYVFLSDGAFPRLSIHRGAKKAKGRYFGPYPSAGAIRESLSLLQKTFFVRQCEDSYYKNRTRPCLQYQIKRCKAPCVGLVEPEIYAEDVRHSVMFLEGRSNALTDELSAAMEEASINLEFERAAELRDQIGLLRRVQDQQSMEGGSGDVDVVAAFINPGGACVHLISVRGGRVLGSKNFFPQVGIEEDVAEVMAAFLGQYYVSSPERDLPSELIVNVVHEDFPTLIEAIDKLRGRELTISHRVRGTRARWQQLAVTNAEQALGARLANRQHVAARFEALADVLNLDEPPQRLECYDISHSSGEATVASCVVFGPEGPIKSDYRRYNIEGVTPGDDYAAMHQALMRRFGKLKDGEGKLPDILLVDGGKGQLSMARDVLNELSVPDLILLGVAKGATRKAGFETLYLNDAAHEFTLKGDSPALHLIQQIRDEAHRFAITGHRARRGKTRRTSTLEGVAGVGPTRRRDLLKHFGGLQELSRASIEEIAKAPGISKKLAESIYANLHSE; encoded by the coding sequence ATGACCGAACAGTTTGATCCCAGCGCTTTTCTGTCCACCTGCAGCGGTCGCCCTGGCGTGTACCGCATGTTCGACAGCGACGCGCGCCTGCTTTATGTCGGCAAGGCCAAGAATCTCAAGAAGCGCCTGGCCAGTTATTTCCGCAAGACCGGCCTCGCGCCGAAGACCGCGGCTCTGGTGGGGCGCATCGCGCAGATCGAAACCACCATCACGGCCAACGAAACGGAAGCACTGCTGCTTGAGCAGACGCTGATCAAGGAATGGCGCCCGCCCTATAACATCCTGCTGCGCGACGACAAGTCCTACCCGTACGTGTTCCTGTCGGACGGAGCGTTTCCGCGTCTGAGCATCCATCGCGGGGCCAAGAAGGCCAAGGGGCGGTATTTCGGTCCTTACCCCAGCGCCGGGGCCATTCGTGAAAGCCTGAGCCTGCTGCAGAAAACCTTCTTCGTTCGCCAGTGCGAGGACAGCTACTACAAGAACCGCACCCGGCCGTGCCTGCAATACCAGATCAAGCGCTGCAAGGCCCCGTGTGTCGGGCTTGTCGAGCCCGAGATCTACGCTGAAGATGTACGTCACTCGGTGATGTTCCTGGAGGGGCGCAGCAATGCGCTGACCGACGAATTGTCAGCAGCGATGGAAGAGGCGTCGATCAACCTCGAATTCGAACGCGCCGCGGAACTGCGCGACCAGATCGGGCTGCTGCGCCGGGTGCAAGACCAACAGAGCATGGAAGGCGGCAGCGGCGATGTCGATGTCGTTGCGGCGTTCATCAACCCCGGCGGTGCCTGCGTCCACCTGATCAGCGTGCGCGGCGGACGCGTTCTGGGCAGCAAGAATTTCTTCCCCCAGGTCGGTATCGAGGAAGACGTGGCCGAAGTCATGGCGGCTTTCCTCGGCCAGTACTACGTCAGCAGCCCGGAGCGCGACTTGCCCAGCGAGTTGATTGTCAACGTGGTGCATGAAGACTTTCCGACCCTGATCGAGGCCATCGACAAGCTTCGCGGTCGCGAACTGACCATCAGTCACCGTGTGCGCGGCACCCGGGCGCGCTGGCAGCAACTGGCCGTGACCAACGCCGAACAGGCGCTAGGCGCGCGCCTGGCCAACCGCCAGCATGTGGCGGCGCGATTCGAAGCCCTTGCCGATGTCCTCAACCTGGATGAACCACCGCAGCGACTGGAATGCTACGACATCAGTCACTCCAGCGGCGAGGCGACGGTAGCCTCTTGCGTGGTGTTCGGTCCGGAGGGGCCAATCAAGTCCGATTACCGGCGCTACAACATCGAGGGCGTTACGCCGGGCGATGATTATGCGGCGATGCACCAGGCGCTGATGCGGCGCTTCGGCAAGCTGAAGGACGGCGAGGGCAAGTTGCCGGACATCCTGCTGGTGGACGGTGGCAAGGGCCAGTTGTCCATGGCCCGCGACGTGCTCAATGAATTGTCGGTCCCGGACCTGATCCTGCTGGGGGTTGCCAAGGGCGCCACGCGCAAGGCCGGTTTCGAGACCCTTTACCTGAACGACGCAGCCCACGAATTCACCCTGAAGGGAGACTCGCCGGCGCTGCACCTGATCCAGCAGATCCGCGACGAAGCCCACCGCTTCGCGATCACCGGCCACCGCGCCCGGCGTGGCAAGACCCGCCGTACGTCCACGCTGGAAGGCGTGGCGGGGGTCGGACCGACGCGCCGGCGCGACCTGCTGAAACATTTTGGTGGCTTGCAGGAGCTGTCTCGTGCCAGCATCGAAGAGATAGCCAAAGCACCCGGTATCAGTAAAAAGCTCGCAGAGTCGATTTATGCGAACCTGCATAGCGAGTAG
- the uvrY gene encoding UvrY/SirA/GacA family response regulator transcription factor, whose protein sequence is MIRVLVVDDHDLVRTGITRMLADIDGLQVVGQAESGEESLIKARELKPDVVLMDVKMPGIGGLEATRKLLRSHPDIKVVAVTVCEEDPFPTRLLQAGAAGYLTKGAGLNEMVQAIRLVFAGQRYISPQIAQQLAIKSFQPTNDSPFDALSEREIQIALMIVGCQKVQIISDKLCLSPKTVNTYRYRIFEKLSISSDVELTLLAVRHGMVDASA, encoded by the coding sequence TTGATTAGGGTGTTAGTGGTCGACGACCATGATCTCGTCCGTACGGGCATTACACGGATGCTGGCTGACATCGATGGCCTGCAAGTGGTCGGCCAGGCCGAGTCCGGGGAGGAATCCCTGATCAAGGCGCGGGAGTTGAAACCCGATGTGGTGTTGATGGACGTCAAGATGCCGGGCATCGGCGGCCTCGAAGCCACGCGTAAACTGCTGCGCAGTCATCCGGACATCAAGGTTGTCGCGGTGACCGTCTGTGAAGAAGATCCGTTTCCGACCCGGCTGCTGCAAGCAGGCGCGGCGGGTTACCTGACCAAGGGCGCCGGCTTGAACGAGATGGTCCAGGCCATTCGCCTGGTGTTTGCCGGCCAGCGCTACATCAGCCCGCAGATCGCCCAGCAACTGGCGATCAAGTCTTTCCAGCCGACCAACGACTCGCCTTTCGATGCGTTGTCCGAGCGGGAAATCCAGATCGCGCTGATGATCGTCGGCTGCCAGAAGGTCCAGATCATCTCCGACAAGCTTTGCCTGTCACCCAAGACCGTCAATACCTACCGTTACCGTATCTTCGAAAAGCTTTCGATCAGCAGTGATGTCGAGTTGACGCTGCTGGCGGTGCGCCACGGCATGGTCGATGCCAGCGCCTGA
- a CDS encoding N-acetyltransferase, producing the protein MMFEWRPAEVGDIEFARQLTCSNMLPYYLRHDLLWQDEAFDLAWVIRQNWIIRRGDQALGFVSLSRDARALYIRELQIAKAFHGQGAGTWAIGQVWGMVALERRPALRLTVFKDNPARQLYERMGLRVVGEDECFLRMQRDVAA; encoded by the coding sequence ATGATGTTCGAATGGCGCCCGGCTGAAGTCGGTGATATCGAATTCGCCCGGCAACTGACGTGCAGCAATATGCTTCCCTATTATCTGCGTCATGATTTGCTGTGGCAGGACGAAGCGTTTGACCTGGCCTGGGTGATTCGCCAGAACTGGATCATCCGTCGGGGTGACCAGGCGCTGGGCTTCGTCAGCCTCAGCCGCGACGCCCGTGCGCTGTATATCCGGGAATTGCAGATCGCCAAAGCATTTCATGGGCAGGGGGCCGGAACCTGGGCGATCGGACAGGTCTGGGGAATGGTGGCGCTGGAGCGTCGCCCCGCGTTGCGCCTGACCGTGTTCAAGGATAATCCGGCCAGGCAGCTCTATGAACGCATGGGGTTGCGGGTCGTCGGCGAGGATGAATGTTTCCTGAGAATGCAGCGGGACGTTGCCGCTTGA
- a CDS encoding carbon-nitrogen hydrolase family protein has product MSRAFAAAQSISIPGDVAGNLIHHQRFMESAADRNVGLLVFPELSLTGYERGLAAELAISPEDVVLQPLRDLARELGLTAVVGMPIRLAADAPVLIGALVLGADGSLGVYSKQHLHAGEEIAFAPGHGGSILAMGADRVALAVCADFSQASHAAAAAEQGATLYAAGVLITEGGYVADTALLQGYARQHAMMVLMANHGGATGGWESAGRSAIWAADGSLIAAAPGVGELLVMARPQGSGWVGQVVPL; this is encoded by the coding sequence ATGAGCCGAGCCTTCGCTGCCGCCCAATCGATTTCCATTCCGGGGGACGTTGCCGGCAACCTTATTCATCATCAGCGCTTCATGGAGTCCGCCGCCGATCGGAATGTGGGGTTGCTGGTGTTTCCAGAACTGTCGCTCACCGGGTACGAGCGAGGGCTGGCCGCGGAGCTGGCTATCTCGCCGGAAGATGTTGTGTTGCAGCCGCTGCGCGACCTGGCGCGGGAGCTCGGCCTGACTGCGGTGGTCGGCATGCCGATTCGCCTCGCGGCCGACGCCCCGGTGCTGATCGGCGCATTGGTGCTCGGTGCGGATGGCTCCCTTGGGGTCTACAGCAAACAGCATCTGCACGCGGGAGAAGAAATCGCTTTCGCGCCCGGCCACGGTGGTTCGATCCTGGCGATGGGCGCCGATCGCGTGGCGTTGGCGGTGTGCGCCGATTTTTCCCAGGCCAGCCATGCGGCGGCAGCCGCCGAGCAGGGCGCTACGCTATATGCAGCCGGCGTGTTGATAACCGAGGGAGGTTATGTAGCGGACACGGCATTGCTGCAAGGTTACGCCCGACAACACGCCATGATGGTCCTGATGGCCAATCACGGTGGCGCTACCGGAGGCTGGGAGTCGGCAGGTCGCAGCGCGATCTGGGCGGCCGATGGTTCGTTGATTGCCGCGGCGCCAGGCGTCGGCGAGCTTCTGGTCATGGCTCGTCCCCAGGGCAGCGGCTGGGTTGGACAGGTGGTGCCGCTTTGA
- a CDS encoding 3-deoxy-7-phosphoheptulonate synthase, which produces MNSSVSALPLSTLTPANEALTLRLPSALQLKQQLPLATALSQQVDTHRRAVRAILDGEDSRLLVIVGPCSIHDPESALEYAANLARLAREVSDSMLLVMRAYVEKPRTTVGWKGLAYDPDLDGSDDMAAGLNLSRELMREMLRLGLPIATELLQPMAAGYFDDLLSWVAIGARTTESQIHREMASGLGMPVGFKNGTDGGVGIACDAMRSAAHPHRHFGVDSQGHPAIVQTQGNPDTHLVLRGGHRGPNYDRQSVAQIHDDLTRLKIPARIMVDCSHANSGKDPLRQPQVFNDVLEQRLQGNRALIGMMLESHLFEGCQPLGPAMRYGVSVTDGCLGWEATEQLLRQADRSLRLQA; this is translated from the coding sequence ATGAATTCGTCCGTTTCTGCTTTGCCACTGTCCACCCTCACGCCTGCCAATGAAGCGCTGACCCTGCGTCTGCCAAGCGCTCTGCAGCTCAAACAGCAATTGCCGCTCGCCACTGCGCTGAGCCAACAGGTCGACACCCATCGCCGGGCGGTGCGTGCGATCCTCGACGGCGAGGACTCCCGCCTGCTGGTCATCGTTGGCCCCTGCTCCATCCACGATCCTGAGTCTGCGCTTGAATACGCCGCCAACCTGGCGCGCCTCGCCCGCGAAGTGAGCGACAGCATGCTGCTGGTCATGCGCGCCTATGTCGAAAAGCCCCGTACCACCGTCGGCTGGAAAGGCCTGGCCTACGACCCCGATCTGGACGGCAGTGACGACATGGCTGCCGGCTTGAACCTGTCCCGGGAACTGATGAGAGAGATGCTGCGACTCGGTCTGCCGATCGCCACTGAATTGCTGCAGCCCATGGCCGCTGGCTACTTCGACGACCTGCTCAGTTGGGTCGCCATCGGTGCCCGGACCACGGAATCGCAGATTCACCGGGAAATGGCCAGTGGCCTGGGCATGCCGGTCGGTTTCAAGAATGGCACGGACGGAGGGGTCGGCATCGCCTGCGACGCCATGCGCTCCGCGGCCCACCCTCACCGGCATTTCGGCGTCGACAGTCAGGGGCACCCGGCGATCGTCCAGACCCAGGGCAACCCCGACACTCACCTGGTGCTGCGCGGTGGCCATCGCGGGCCGAACTATGATCGCCAGAGCGTGGCGCAGATACACGACGACCTCACCCGCCTCAAAATCCCGGCCCGGATCATGGTCGATTGCAGCCATGCCAACAGCGGCAAGGACCCGTTGCGCCAGCCGCAGGTGTTCAATGACGTATTGGAACAGCGTCTGCAAGGAAACCGCGCCCTCATTGGCATGATGCTGGAAAGCCATCTATTTGAGGGTTGCCAACCATTGGGTCCAGCGATGCGCTACGGCGTATCGGTGACCGATGGATGCCTTGGCTGGGAGGCCACCGAGCAACTGCTGCGCCAGGCCGATCGCTCGTTGCGATTGCAGGCCTGA
- a CDS encoding triacylglycerol lipase — MQRNANTHFPILLVHGLFGFDRIGAFGLFQNVQQALRTAGARVFIPYLSATHCNEARGEQLLTQIDRVLEGTGSTRVNLIGHGQGALAARYAGATAPERVASVTSVSGPNQGSELADFLRKALTPGRLPEHVANRVATLFADFISALSGQSRLPQNAIAALAALTTEGVGAFNDRYPQGLPRNWGGNGPQLVNGVRYYSWSGTLQDTPGEACGAAGPLHDFCRAFSEYFITEAGQNDGIVGRFSSHLGKVIRSDYPLDHLHAINHANASGHRKGTDPLALYIRHAERLRIVGL; from the coding sequence ATGCAACGGAATGCAAACACTCACTTTCCTATCCTGCTGGTCCATGGGTTGTTCGGGTTCGACAGGATCGGCGCCTTCGGGCTCTTTCAGAACGTCCAACAGGCTTTGCGCACCGCCGGCGCACGAGTCTTCATCCCGTATCTGTCGGCTACCCATTGCAATGAAGCCCGTGGCGAACAACTGCTGACGCAGATCGACCGGGTCCTGGAAGGAACCGGCTCCACCCGGGTCAACCTGATCGGGCATGGTCAAGGTGCGCTGGCGGCACGTTATGCAGGGGCAACCGCCCCCGAACGAGTCGCCTCGGTCACGTCGGTCAGCGGCCCCAACCAAGGCTCGGAACTGGCCGACTTCCTGCGCAAGGCCCTGACCCCCGGGCGATTGCCGGAGCATGTGGCGAACCGGGTCGCAACACTCTTCGCCGACTTCATCTCGGCACTCAGCGGCCAGTCCCGGCTTCCACAGAACGCCATCGCGGCGCTGGCGGCACTGACGACGGAAGGCGTCGGCGCGTTCAACGACCGATACCCCCAGGGCCTGCCCCGAAACTGGGGCGGCAACGGGCCGCAGCTGGTCAACGGCGTTCGCTACTACTCCTGGAGCGGCACGCTGCAAGACACCCCTGGCGAAGCCTGCGGTGCAGCAGGCCCGCTGCATGATTTCTGCCGGGCCTTTTCCGAATACTTCATTACCGAAGCCGGGCAGAACGATGGCATCGTCGGGCGCTTCAGCTCCCACCTGGGCAAGGTCATTCGCTCCGACTACCCACTGGACCACTTGCACGCCATCAACCACGCGAATGCCAGCGGACACCGCAAGGGAACGGACCCGCTAGCGCTCTATATAAGGCACGCCGAGCGTTTGCGAATCGTCGGACTCTGA
- a CDS encoding peptidylprolyl isomerase — MAKATARHILVSSEEKCNELKTQIEAGADFAEVAKANSSCPSSRQGGDLGSFGPGQMVKEFDTVVFSAPINVVQGPVKTQFGYHLLEVTSRQD; from the coding sequence ATGGCCAAAGCCACTGCCCGCCACATCCTGGTATCCAGCGAAGAAAAGTGCAACGAACTCAAGACCCAGATCGAAGCCGGCGCTGACTTCGCCGAGGTCGCCAAGGCGAACTCCAGCTGCCCGTCCAGCCGTCAAGGCGGTGACCTGGGCTCGTTCGGTCCAGGCCAGATGGTCAAGGAGTTCGACACCGTGGTGTTCAGCGCCCCGATCAATGTGGTCCAGGGCCCGGTCAAGACCCAGTTTGGCTATCACCTGCTGGAAGTCACCAGCCGCCAGGACTGA
- a CDS encoding extracellular solute-binding protein, translating into MRLAFPSWLLTAVILLTGAAGVSAAPRHALTVYGEPAKYAEGFGHFAYANPQAPKGGTMRRSAIEIGHFDHILPYIDKGIGVSQVDGMLYSPLAQRSLDEPYTVYGLVAEKMERAEDGLSLRFYLNPKARFADGKPITAEDVRYSFELLMTQGSLRYRTQFAAVKGVVVESPRSVRFDFKNNENRTLPLDVATLPVLPEHWWKTRDFANGGGYEAPLGSGPYRVSKVDSGRSITFERNADWWGKDLPVSRGLYNFDHFSIEYFGDTDVARQVLRGGAYDYNREFSATGFAIGYDSPALRDGRLQKAHLATDAPQPAQGFVFNLQRPQFQDRRVRQALAMLWDFEWSNRQMMRNAYVRQQSFFSNTDLAARQLPDAAELAILEPLRGKVPDEVFTRVFEAPKTDGSGVIRDKQLQALALLEQAGWKPHGDRLVNAEGEPLSFTFLNTQNGIDRLLLPYKRTLAQIGIDMSIRRIDSSQYVNRLMSRDYDMIITGYPVSTSPGMELYNYFGSAAANDPGANNYMTLQNPAVDALIDGLVKATTQSDMLRHAHALDRVLQWNYYWIPNYYPPGSSTVWWNRFGMPKVQASNDEAIESWWEVSTTPLTNEQMTAERIKRSAPGGHH; encoded by the coding sequence ATGCGACTGGCGTTTCCCTCCTGGCTACTCACTGCCGTGATCCTGCTGACAGGCGCCGCAGGTGTGAGCGCCGCCCCCCGACATGCCCTGACTGTTTATGGCGAGCCGGCCAAATACGCCGAAGGTTTCGGCCACTTCGCCTATGCCAATCCCCAGGCTCCCAAGGGCGGCACGATGCGCCGCTCGGCCATCGAGATTGGTCATTTCGACCATATCCTGCCCTATATCGACAAAGGCATCGGTGTCAGCCAGGTCGACGGCATGCTCTATTCGCCGCTGGCCCAGCGTTCGCTGGACGAGCCCTACACCGTCTACGGCCTGGTGGCCGAGAAAATGGAGCGTGCCGAGGATGGTCTGTCGCTGCGCTTCTACCTGAACCCCAAGGCCCGCTTCGCCGACGGCAAGCCCATTACCGCCGAGGACGTGCGCTACAGCTTCGAGCTGCTGATGACCCAGGGCAGCCTGCGCTACCGCACACAGTTCGCCGCGGTCAAAGGCGTCGTGGTGGAATCGCCTCGCAGCGTTCGTTTTGACTTCAAGAACAACGAGAACCGCACGCTACCACTGGATGTTGCCACCCTGCCGGTGCTTCCCGAGCATTGGTGGAAAACCCGCGACTTCGCCAATGGCGGCGGCTACGAAGCCCCGCTGGGCAGTGGTCCGTACCGGGTGAGCAAAGTCGACTCGGGTCGCAGCATCACTTTCGAACGCAATGCAGACTGGTGGGGCAAGGATCTGCCGGTCAGTCGCGGCTTGTATAATTTCGACCATTTCAGCATCGAATATTTCGGCGACACCGATGTGGCCCGACAGGTCCTGCGTGGCGGCGCCTACGACTACAACCGCGAATTTTCCGCCACCGGTTTTGCCATCGGCTACGACAGCCCGGCCCTGCGCGACGGTCGCCTGCAAAAGGCCCACCTCGCCACCGACGCGCCGCAGCCGGCACAGGGCTTCGTGTTCAACCTGCAACGCCCGCAGTTCCAGGACCGCCGCGTACGCCAGGCGCTGGCCATGCTCTGGGATTTCGAATGGAGCAATCGCCAGATGATGCGCAATGCCTATGTGCGTCAGCAGAGTTTTTTTTCCAACACCGACCTCGCCGCCCGGCAGCTCCCCGATGCGGCGGAGCTGGCGATCCTCGAACCGTTGCGCGGCAAAGTCCCAGACGAGGTGTTCACCCGGGTATTCGAAGCGCCGAAAACCGACGGCAGCGGCGTAATCCGTGACAAACAGCTGCAAGCCCTGGCGCTGCTCGAGCAGGCCGGCTGGAAGCCCCACGGCGACCGGTTGGTGAATGCCGAAGGCGAGCCCCTGAGCTTCACGTTCCTGAATACCCAGAACGGTATCGACCGTCTGCTGCTGCCCTACAAGCGGACCCTGGCCCAGATCGGCATCGACATGAGCATTCGGCGCATCGACTCGTCCCAGTACGTCAACCGCCTGATGAGTCGCGACTACGACATGATCATCACCGGTTACCCCGTGAGCACCTCGCCCGGCATGGAACTCTACAATTATTTCGGCTCGGCGGCCGCCAACGATCCGGGCGCAAACAACTACATGACCCTGCAGAACCCAGCCGTGGATGCCCTCATCGATGGCCTGGTCAAGGCCACCACCCAGAGCGACATGCTCCGCCATGCCCACGCCCTGGACCGCGTACTGCAATGGAATTACTACTGGATCCCCAACTATTACCCACCCGGCAGCTCGACCGTGTGGTGGAATCGCTTCGGCATGCCGAAGGTCCAGGCCAGCAATGACGAAGCCATCGAAAGCTGGTGGGAAGTCAGCACCACGCCGTTGACCAACGAACAGATGACCGCCGAACGCATCAAGCGCAGCGCACCCGGAGGGCATCACTGA
- a CDS encoding microcin C ABC transporter permease YejB, which translates to MWAYIARRLLLIIPTLVIILLVNFVIVQAAPGGPVEQAIAHLQGIGGTSVGSSGNAMAGSSRASRGLDPQLIKDIEKQYGFDKPAHERLWLMLTSYARLDFGKSFFRGATVTDLILEKMPVTISLGLWATLITYLVSIPLGIRKAVHHGSAFDVWSSTAIIIGYAMPAFLFAMFLIVMFAGGTSLNWFPVRGLVSDNFESLSTLGKIADYFWHLVLPVTSLVIGGFATLTILTKNSFLNEITRQYVVTARAKGMSERRVLYGHVFRNAMLLVVSGIPQAFISVFFAGSLLIEVIFSLDGLGRMSYEAAVSRDYPVVFGSLFIFTLFGLLIKLIGDLCYTLVDPRIDFAARNA; encoded by the coding sequence ATGTGGGCTTATATTGCACGGCGCCTGCTGCTGATCATCCCGACGCTGGTGATCATTTTGCTGGTGAACTTCGTGATAGTGCAGGCGGCACCGGGCGGGCCGGTCGAACAGGCCATCGCCCACCTGCAGGGTATCGGCGGCACCAGCGTCGGCAGTTCGGGCAATGCCATGGCCGGCAGCTCGCGCGCCAGCCGTGGCCTGGACCCGCAACTGATCAAGGACATCGAGAAACAGTACGGTTTCGACAAGCCCGCCCACGAACGCCTGTGGCTGATGCTCACCAGCTACGCCCGCCTGGATTTCGGCAAGAGCTTTTTCCGCGGCGCCACGGTCACCGACCTGATCCTGGAAAAGATGCCGGTGACTATTTCCCTCGGGCTGTGGGCGACGCTGATCACCTACCTGGTCTCGATCCCGCTGGGCATTCGCAAGGCCGTGCACCACGGTTCGGCATTCGACGTGTGGAGCAGCACCGCGATCATCATCGGCTATGCGATGCCGGCGTTCCTGTTCGCCATGTTCCTGATTGTCATGTTCGCCGGCGGCACCTCCCTCAACTGGTTCCCGGTGCGCGGACTGGTGTCGGACAACTTCGAATCACTATCGACGCTGGGCAAGATCGCCGATTACTTCTGGCATTTGGTGCTGCCCGTCACGTCGCTGGTCATCGGCGGCTTTGCCACCCTGACGATCCTGACCAAAAATTCGTTTCTCAACGAAATCACCCGTCAATACGTGGTGACGGCACGGGCCAAAGGCATGAGCGAACGGCGCGTGTTGTACGGCCACGTGTTTCGCAACGCGATGCTGCTGGTGGTGTCGGGCATTCCCCAGGCATTCATCAGCGTGTTCTTCGCCGGCTCGTTGCTGATCGAGGTGATTTTCTCCCTCGATGGCCTGGGGCGCATGAGTTATGAAGCCGCGGTGTCCCGAGACTATCCGGTGGTGTTCGGCTCGCTGTTCATCTTCACCCTGTTCGGCCTGCTGATAAAACTCATCGGTGACCTTTGCTACACCCTGGTGGACCCGCGTATCGACTTCGCCGCGAGGAACGCCTGA
- a CDS encoding ABC transporter permease produces MFKLSPLGRRRFERFKKNRRGWWSLWLFLGLFALTLGGELIANDKPWVVSYQGSLYFPVFKRYTEQEFGGQLPFQADYRSNYVQNLIHKDGGWLLFPPIPFSDDTPNYDLNQPAPSPPSTVNWLGTDDQARDVLARVIFGARVSILFALALTAISALIGITAGALQGYYGGWVDLLGQRLLEVWSGLPVLYLLIILSGFVEPNFWWLLGIMALFSWLALVDVVRAEFLRGRNLEYVKAARALGLTDRKVIVRHILPNAMNATLSYLPFILTGAISTLTALDFLGFGMPAGSASLGELIAQGKQNLQAPWLGLTAFFTLALILSLLVFIGEALRDAFDPRS; encoded by the coding sequence ATGTTCAAGCTTTCTCCCCTGGGCCGGCGGCGTTTCGAACGCTTCAAGAAAAACCGTCGTGGCTGGTGGTCGCTGTGGCTGTTCCTCGGCCTGTTCGCCCTGACCCTGGGCGGTGAACTGATCGCCAACGACAAGCCATGGGTGGTGAGCTATCAGGGCTCGCTGTACTTCCCGGTTTTCAAGCGCTACACCGAGCAGGAATTTGGCGGTCAGTTGCCGTTCCAGGCCGACTATCGCAGCAACTATGTACAGAACCTGATTCACAAGGATGGCGGCTGGCTGCTTTTCCCACCCATTCCTTTCAGCGACGACACGCCCAACTACGACCTCAACCAACCGGCGCCAAGCCCGCCGTCGACGGTCAACTGGCTGGGCACCGATGATCAGGCCCGTGATGTGCTGGCGCGGGTGATCTTCGGCGCGCGGGTGTCGATCCTGTTCGCCCTGGCCTTGACCGCCATCAGTGCGCTGATCGGGATTACCGCCGGCGCCTTGCAGGGTTATTACGGCGGCTGGGTGGATCTGCTCGGGCAACGCCTGCTGGAAGTCTGGTCCGGGTTGCCGGTGCTCTATCTGCTGATCATCCTGTCCGGTTTCGTGGAACCGAATTTCTGGTGGCTGCTGGGGATCATGGCGCTGTTCTCCTGGCTGGCGCTGGTGGACGTGGTGCGCGCCGAGTTCTTGCGCGGGCGCAACCTGGAGTACGTGAAAGCGGCACGGGCCTTGGGCCTGACCGACCGCAAGGTGATCGTGCGGCACATCCTGCCCAACGCCATGAACGCCACCTTGAGCTACCTGCCGTTCATCCTCACCGGCGCGATATCCACCCTGACGGCCCTGGACTTTCTCGGCTTCGGCATGCCGGCCGGCAGCGCGTCCCTGGGTGAGTTGATCGCCCAGGGCAAACAGAACCTGCAAGCGCCGTGGCTGGGATTGACGGCGTTTTTCACCCTGGCACTGATTCTGTCGCTGCTGGTGTTCATCGGCGAGGCGTTGCGCGACGCCTTTGATCCCCGGTCTTGA